The Streptomyces sp. P9-A4 genome contains a region encoding:
- a CDS encoding helix-turn-helix transcriptional regulator, protein MLETSARLLRLLSLLQAHREWSGAALADRLGVTPRTVRRDVDRLRELGYPVNASPGTGGGYQLGAGAELPPLLLDDEEAVAVAVGLRAAAGQGVEGIGESSVRALAKLEQVLPGRLRRRVSALNAFTVPMLRTPRERIDPAVLTELAHACRDTERLRFEYRDHGGTATRRTVEPHRLVCSERRWYLVAWDVDRADWRTFRADRIVPTPPHGPRFTPREPPAEDLAAYVSKGVSGRAYAAEATVRLFVPLAEAAAVVSPLDGVLTADGEDACLLRTGAPGLDAMVFHVAFMGFDFEVLDPPQLAEAVRALRDRLSRALDRPGGPPAAGR, encoded by the coding sequence ATGTTGGAGACCTCAGCACGGCTCTTGCGTCTGCTCTCGTTGCTCCAGGCCCACCGCGAGTGGTCCGGCGCCGCCCTCGCCGACCGGCTCGGGGTCACGCCCCGCACCGTCCGGCGGGACGTCGACCGGCTGCGGGAGCTGGGCTACCCGGTCAACGCGAGCCCCGGCACCGGCGGCGGTTACCAGCTGGGCGCCGGGGCCGAACTGCCCCCGCTGCTGCTCGACGACGAGGAGGCCGTGGCGGTCGCCGTCGGCCTGCGCGCCGCCGCCGGGCAGGGCGTCGAGGGCATCGGCGAGAGTTCCGTACGGGCCCTGGCCAAGCTGGAGCAGGTCCTGCCGGGGCGGCTGCGGCGCCGGGTGAGCGCCCTCAACGCCTTCACCGTGCCGATGCTGCGCACCCCGCGCGAGCGGATCGACCCGGCGGTCCTCACCGAACTCGCCCATGCCTGCCGGGACACCGAGCGGCTGCGGTTCGAGTACCGCGACCACGGCGGGACGGCCACCCGCAGGACCGTCGAGCCGCACCGTCTGGTGTGCAGCGAGCGCCGCTGGTACCTGGTCGCCTGGGACGTGGACCGGGCGGACTGGCGTACCTTCCGGGCCGACCGGATCGTGCCGACACCGCCGCACGGCCCCCGCTTCACGCCCCGCGAACCGCCCGCCGAGGACCTGGCCGCCTATGTGTCGAAGGGCGTCTCGGGCCGTGCCTACGCGGCGGAGGCGACGGTCCGGCTGTTCGTCCCGCTCGCCGAGGCGGCCGCTGTGGTCAGCCCCCTTGACGGGGTCCTGACAGCGGACGGCGAGGACGCCTGTCTGCTGCGGACGGGGGCACCCGGCCTCGACGCGATGGTGTTCCACGTGGCGTTCATGGGCTTCGACTTCGAGGTGCTCGACCCGCCGCAGCTCGCGGAGGCGGTGCGGGCGCTCAGGGACCGTCTGTCCCGGGCGCTCGATCGGCCGGGCGGTCCTCCTGCGGCGGGCCGGTGA
- a CDS encoding phosphatase PAP2 family protein translates to MTRTRLALFGGTSAFYLAMVVAVLLSSWLVTLDWKIMLFRPYQQWPEIHGFLDYYVVLGQRGPTAVMVAAWLGWRSWRQHTLRPLLCLGAALLLLNVSVGAVKLGLGRLGPHYATQVGSAELFAGGDIFPSGHTANAVVTWGILAYLATTPRARRYLSALSAVVALGVGLTTVYLGTHWLSDVLLGWAAGLLVLLALPWCEPVLAVAESWILAARDRIRERLRDRRRLVPSLPVASGGPRPGFFPPRPQGSEEPVREPVGVAGGRRAPVTRG, encoded by the coding sequence ATGACCCGCACGCGTCTCGCCCTCTTCGGCGGGACGTCGGCGTTCTATCTGGCCATGGTCGTCGCCGTTCTGCTGTCGTCGTGGCTGGTGACCCTCGACTGGAAGATCATGCTCTTCCGGCCCTACCAGCAGTGGCCGGAGATCCACGGTTTCCTCGACTACTACGTCGTCCTCGGCCAGCGCGGGCCCACGGCCGTCATGGTGGCCGCCTGGCTGGGCTGGCGCTCCTGGCGCCAGCACACCCTGCGGCCCCTGCTCTGCCTCGGCGCCGCCCTCCTGCTGCTCAACGTCTCGGTCGGCGCGGTCAAGCTCGGCCTCGGCCGTCTCGGCCCCCACTACGCGACCCAGGTCGGCTCCGCCGAGCTGTTCGCGGGCGGCGACATATTCCCCTCGGGTCACACCGCCAACGCGGTCGTGACCTGGGGCATCCTCGCCTATCTGGCGACCACCCCGAGAGCCAGGCGCTATCTGTCGGCGCTCTCGGCCGTGGTCGCGCTCGGCGTCGGCCTCACCACCGTCTACCTGGGCACGCACTGGCTGAGCGACGTGCTGCTCGGCTGGGCCGCCGGGCTGCTCGTCCTCCTTGCGCTGCCCTGGTGCGAGCCGGTCCTCGCGGTGGCCGAGTCGTGGATCCTCGCCGCGCGCGACCGGATCAGGGAGCGGCTGCGGGACCGCCGCCGTCTGGTGCCCTCGCTGCCGGTGGCCTCCGGCGGTCCGCGTCCCGGGTTCTTCCCGCCGCGCCCGCAGGGGTCCGAGGAGCCCGTCAGGGAGCCCGTGGGGGTGGCCGGCGGACGCCGCGCCCCGGTGACCCGGGGCTGA
- a CDS encoding I78 family peptidase inhibitor: MAPTSRTPQPPRDAPESYVGLDAEGAEQLARTRGWSAVRSLPPGSIITMEYLHGRLNFEVEGGTVTRCWAG; encoded by the coding sequence ATGGCACCCACATCGCGCACTCCCCAGCCGCCCCGCGACGCCCCCGAGTCCTATGTGGGCCTCGACGCGGAGGGCGCCGAGCAGCTCGCCAGGACGCGCGGCTGGAGCGCCGTCAGGTCCCTGCCGCCCGGCTCGATCATCACCATGGAGTACCTGCACGGACGCCTCAACTTCGAGGTCGAGGGCGGCACCGTCACCCGCTGCTGGGCCGGCTGA
- a CDS encoding glycosyltransferase family 4 protein: MRISFLLHNGYHYGGTIRTTFTLAEELAERHEVEIVSVFRHRDHPLLGLPSGVVLRHLVDLRKDSPGYDGDHPDFHRPAEVFPRGDGRWKQYSALTDARIGEHLRGVEADVLVGTRPGLNVHLTRQARRGPVLIGQEHLILDGHSYRLRRDIGHEYALLDAVTTVTEADARAYRKLGLPGVRIEGVPNSVPAPSGPPADPAAKTVVSAGRLTRVKRYDVLIDAFAEVAADHPDWKLRIYGTGDAVQDLKGPLTRQIKDRGLGEQIFLMGSVTPLEPELAKGSIAAVTSQRESFGMTIVEAMRCGLPVVSTDCPHGPGEIIEDGVDGFLVPVDDVAGFARALRRLVEDEELRAKTARAALDASERFDPARIAARHEALWTELVERGARGRSHSPGRAAFHRATGRAVDAVYTLKAKAGRLVRRFR, translated from the coding sequence ATGCGAATCTCCTTTCTGCTCCACAACGGCTACCACTACGGCGGCACGATCCGGACGACCTTCACCCTCGCCGAGGAACTGGCGGAGCGTCACGAGGTCGAGATCGTCTCGGTGTTCCGCCACCGCGACCACCCACTCCTCGGCCTGCCCTCCGGCGTGGTCCTGCGCCACCTCGTCGACCTGCGCAAGGACAGCCCCGGATACGACGGCGACCACCCCGACTTCCACCGCCCCGCCGAGGTCTTCCCGCGCGGCGACGGACGCTGGAAGCAGTACAGCGCTCTCACCGACGCCCGCATCGGGGAGCACCTGCGCGGAGTGGAGGCCGACGTCCTCGTCGGCACCCGCCCCGGCCTCAACGTGCACCTCACCCGGCAGGCCAGGCGCGGGCCGGTCCTCATCGGCCAGGAGCACCTGATCCTGGACGGCCACAGCTACCGGCTGCGCCGGGACATCGGCCACGAGTACGCACTCCTCGACGCCGTCACCACGGTCACCGAGGCGGACGCCCGCGCGTACCGGAAGCTCGGACTGCCCGGCGTACGGATCGAGGGCGTGCCCAACAGCGTGCCCGCGCCCTCCGGGCCGCCCGCCGACCCCGCGGCGAAGACCGTCGTCTCCGCCGGCCGGCTGACCCGCGTCAAGCGGTACGACGTGCTGATCGACGCCTTCGCCGAGGTCGCCGCCGACCACCCCGACTGGAAACTGCGGATCTACGGCACCGGGGACGCCGTCCAGGACCTCAAGGGGCCGCTGACCCGGCAGATCAAGGACCGGGGCCTGGGCGAGCAGATCTTCCTCATGGGCTCGGTGACCCCGCTGGAACCCGAACTGGCCAAGGGCTCGATCGCCGCCGTGACCTCGCAGCGCGAGTCCTTCGGCATGACCATCGTCGAGGCGATGCGCTGCGGCCTCCCCGTCGTCTCCACCGACTGCCCGCACGGGCCGGGCGAGATCATCGAGGACGGTGTCGACGGGTTCCTGGTGCCGGTCGACGACGTGGCCGGCTTCGCGCGGGCGTTGCGCCGGCTCGTGGAGGACGAGGAGCTGCGCGCCAAGACCGCGCGGGCCGCGCTCGACGCCTCCGAGCGCTTCGACCCCGCCCGGATCGCCGCCCGGCACGAGGCCCTGTGGACGGAGCTGGTCGAGCGGGGCGCGCGCGGGCGCAGTCACTCGCCGGGCCGGGCGGCGTTCCACCGGGCGACGGGCCGGGCCGTCGACGCGGTCTACACCCTGAAGGCGAAGGCCGGCCGGCTGGTCCGCCGCTTCCGCTGA
- the ctaD gene encoding aa3-type cytochrome oxidase subunit I encodes MGNGTVTAAVESTPQRHGRVLIDWLTTTDHKKIGHLYLVTSFLFFLVAGLMAMLMRAELARPGLQLVTNQEFNQAFTLHGTIMLLLFATPTFAGFANELVPLQIGSPDVAFPRLNMFSYWLFLFGGLIVLGSLLVPSGPPAFGWTAYAPLNSLERTPGIGADLWIMGLALAGFGTILTSVNFLATIIGMRAPGMTMFRMPIFTWNVLFTAILVLMAFPVLAAALLVLESDRRLGSVVFQPENGGALLWQHLFWFFGHPEVYIIALPFFGIISEIIPVFARKPIFGYTTLIAATMAITGLSVVVWAHHMFATGAVLLPFFSLLSFLIAVPTGVKFFNWTGTMLRGSLSFETPMLWSVGFLVSFLFGGLTGVILASPPMDFQVTDSYFVVAHFHYTVFGTVAFATFAGFYFWWPKFTGRMLDERLGKIHFWTLFVGFHLTFLVQHWLGAEGMPRRYADYLQADGFTGLNTVSTIGAFLLGSSTLPFLYNVWRTWRYGTKVDVDDPWGFGRSLEWATSCPPPRHNFAAVPRIRSEAPAFDLHHPEFAAYERMRLTGPPQEDRPADRAPGTDGP; translated from the coding sequence ATGGGCAACGGGACAGTGACCGCAGCCGTCGAATCGACCCCACAGCGGCACGGGCGCGTGCTGATCGACTGGCTCACCACCACCGACCACAAGAAGATCGGCCACCTCTACCTGGTGACCTCGTTCCTCTTCTTCCTGGTGGCCGGGCTGATGGCCATGCTGATGCGGGCCGAGCTGGCTCGCCCGGGGCTCCAGCTGGTCACGAACCAGGAGTTCAACCAGGCGTTCACCCTGCACGGCACGATCATGCTGCTGCTCTTCGCGACGCCCACGTTCGCCGGCTTCGCCAACGAACTGGTGCCGCTCCAGATCGGCTCGCCCGACGTCGCCTTCCCGCGGCTCAACATGTTCTCGTACTGGCTGTTCCTCTTCGGCGGGCTGATCGTGCTCGGCTCGCTCCTGGTGCCCAGCGGACCGCCGGCCTTCGGCTGGACCGCGTACGCGCCCCTCAACAGCCTGGAGCGCACCCCCGGCATCGGCGCCGACCTGTGGATCATGGGCCTCGCGCTCGCGGGCTTCGGCACGATCCTCACCTCGGTGAACTTCCTGGCGACGATCATCGGGATGCGGGCGCCCGGCATGACCATGTTCCGCATGCCGATCTTCACCTGGAACGTGCTCTTCACCGCGATCCTGGTTCTGATGGCCTTCCCGGTCCTCGCCGCCGCGCTGCTCGTCCTTGAGTCGGACCGGCGCCTCGGCTCCGTGGTCTTCCAGCCCGAGAACGGCGGCGCGCTGCTCTGGCAGCACCTCTTCTGGTTCTTCGGGCACCCCGAGGTCTACATCATCGCGCTGCCGTTCTTCGGCATCATCAGCGAGATCATCCCGGTCTTCGCCCGCAAGCCGATCTTCGGGTACACGACGCTGATCGCCGCGACGATGGCGATCACCGGCCTCTCGGTGGTCGTCTGGGCCCACCACATGTTCGCCACGGGGGCGGTGCTGCTGCCGTTCTTCTCGCTGCTCTCGTTCCTCATCGCGGTGCCCACCGGGGTGAAGTTCTTCAACTGGACCGGCACGATGCTGCGGGGCTCGCTCTCCTTCGAGACCCCGATGCTGTGGTCCGTCGGCTTCCTGGTGTCCTTTCTCTTCGGCGGTCTCACCGGGGTGATCCTCGCGTCGCCGCCGATGGACTTCCAGGTCACCGACTCGTACTTCGTGGTCGCCCACTTCCACTACACGGTCTTCGGCACGGTCGCCTTCGCGACCTTCGCCGGCTTCTACTTCTGGTGGCCGAAGTTCACCGGCCGGATGCTCGACGAACGGCTCGGGAAGATCCACTTCTGGACCCTGTTCGTCGGCTTCCACCTGACCTTCCTGGTCCAGCACTGGCTCGGCGCCGAGGGCATGCCCCGGCGGTACGCCGACTACCTCCAGGCGGACGGCTTCACCGGCCTCAACACCGTGTCCACCATCGGCGCCTTCCTGCTCGGCAGCTCCACGCTGCCGTTCCTCTACAACGTGTGGCGGACCTGGCGGTACGGGACGAAGGTCGACGTCGACGACCCCTGGGGCTTCGGCCGCTCCCTGGAGTGGGCGACCTCCTGCCCGCCGCCCCGGCACAACTTCGCCGCCGTGCCCCGCATCCGCTCCGAGGCACCCGCCTTCGACCTGCACCACCCGGAGTTCGCCGCCTACGAGCGGATGCGGCTCACCGGCCCGCCGCAGGAGGACCGCCCGGCCGATCGAGCGCCCGGGACAGACGGTCCCTGA